A stretch of the Onychomys torridus chromosome 23, mOncTor1.1, whole genome shotgun sequence genome encodes the following:
- the Bzw1 gene encoding basic leucine zipper and W2 domain-containing protein 1 isoform X2, which translates to MLLEQNLTTAAMQRHSSTSWWLAECWVSVFNKLIRRYKYLEKGFEDEVKKLLLFLKGFSESERNKLAMLTGVLLANGTLNASILNSLYNENLVKEGVSAAFAVKLFKSWINEKDINAVAASLRKVSMDNRLMELFPANKQSVEHFTKYFTEAGLKELSEYVRNQQTIGARKELQKELQEQMSRGDPFKDIILYVKEEMKKNNIPEPVVIGIVWSSVMSTVEWNKKEELVAEQAIKHLKQYSPLLAAFTTQGQSELTLLLKIQEYCYDNIHFMKAFQKIVVLFYKAEVLSEEPILKWYKDAHVAKGKSVFLEQMKKFVEWLKNAEEESESEAEEGD; encoded by the exons GTTTTTAACAAGTTAATAAGGCGCTACAAATATCTGGAGAAAGGTTTTGAAGATGAAGTTAAAAAG TTATTGCTCTTCCTAAAGGGATTTTCAGAGTCGGAGAGGAACAAGCTTGCCATGTTGACCGGGGTTCTTCTGGCTAATGGAACACTTAATGCATCCATTCTTAACAGCCTTTACAATGAGAATTTGGTTAAAGAAG gGGTTTCAGCAGCATTTGCTGTAAAGCTCTTTAAATCATGGATAAATGAGAAAGACATCAATGCAGTTGCTGCAAGTCTCCGGAAAGTCAGCATGGACAACAGACTGATGGAGCTGTTCCCTGCCAATAAGCAAAGCGTCGAACACTTCACCAAGTACTTCACTGAGGCAGGCTTGAAGGAGCTTTCCGAGTACGTCCGCAACCAGCAGACCATCGGGGCTCGGAAGGAGCTCCAGAAAGAGCTTCAGGAACAGATGTCCCGCGGGGATCCTTTCAAGGAC ATAATTTTGTATGTCAAGGAGGAGATGAAAAAAAACAACATCCCCGAGCCAGTGGTCATTGGGATAGTCTGGTCAAGTGTGATGAGCACCGTAGAGTGGAACAAAAAGGAGGAGCTTGTAGCAGAGCAAGCCATCAAGCACTTGAAG caATACAGCCCTCTGCTCGCTGCCTTCACCACTCAGGGTCAGTCTGAGCTGACCCTGTTACTGAAGATTCAGGAGTACTGCTATGACAACATTCACTTCATGAAAGCCTTCCAGAAAATTGTGGTGCTTTTTTATAAAG CTGAAGTCCTGAGTGAAGAGCCCATTCTGAAGTGGTATAAAGATGCGCACGTTGCAAAGGGGAAAAGTGTCTTCCTTGAGCAGATGAAGAAGTTTGTAGAATGGCTCAAAAATGCCGAAGAGG AATCTGAGTCTGAAGCTGAAGAAGGTGACTGA